A stretch of the Microcoleus sp. FACHB-672 genome encodes the following:
- a CDS encoding DUF29 domain-containing protein: MQDNPSLKFYLEEALLDAFENGRYLAMG; the protein is encoded by the coding sequence TTGCAAGACAACCCCAGCTTAAAGTTTTATCTTGAGGAAGCGCTGCTAGACGCCTTTGAGAATGGCAGATATTTAGCAATGGGATAA
- a CDS encoding Rrf2 family transcriptional regulator codes for MKLTTRGHYSVKALLDLSLQPNFGPASVKAISQRQDLPAPYLEKLLIEMRKAGLVESVRGVQGGYQLAKPPAHISLGQILEAVGETIEPLPHHSPDTEQAEDWVTYTVWNRLHQKLKEALYSISLEDLYYDARSWQAAQGEEASFVI; via the coding sequence ATGAAACTAACCACTCGCGGACACTACAGCGTCAAAGCACTGTTGGATTTAAGTCTGCAACCCAACTTTGGCCCTGCCTCAGTAAAAGCCATCTCACAGCGACAAGATTTACCGGCACCTTATTTAGAGAAACTGTTAATAGAGATGCGAAAAGCCGGCTTGGTTGAATCTGTGCGCGGTGTTCAAGGTGGCTATCAGCTTGCCAAACCGCCGGCGCACATCAGTCTGGGACAAATTCTTGAAGCCGTCGGAGAAACCATCGAACCGCTACCGCACCACTCTCCCGACACAGAACAAGCCGAAGATTGGGTGACTTATACGGTGTGGAACCGGCTGCACCAAAAACTCAAAGAAGCACTCTACAGCATTTCCCTAGAAGACCTTTATTATGATGCTCGCAGTTGGCAAGCAGCCCAAGGAGAAGAAGCCAGCTTTGTCATTTAA
- a CDS encoding AbrB family transcriptional regulator, whose amino-acid sequence MSKKKKIEPLTGEGLLQRVKDLENLSKEEKAKACGYYTVTKNGVERVNMMKFLNALIDAEGIELDGKQNGNGRGGRSASYRISVQSNGNLLIGAAYTKQMELHPGDEFEISLGRKHIHLKQLDSEQEEAA is encoded by the coding sequence ATGAGCAAAAAGAAAAAAATAGAACCCCTAACCGGCGAAGGGCTTCTCCAGAGAGTTAAAGACCTGGAAAACCTAAGTAAGGAAGAAAAAGCCAAGGCGTGCGGCTACTACACCGTTACAAAAAATGGTGTAGAACGTGTCAATATGATGAAATTCCTAAATGCTCTGATTGATGCTGAGGGAATCGAATTAGATGGCAAGCAAAACGGCAATGGACGTGGCGGACGCAGCGCTAGCTACCGGATTAGTGTGCAGTCTAATGGGAACTTGCTGATTGGTGCCGCTTACACCAAACAGATGGAACTCCATCCGGGAGATGAATTTGAAATTTCTTTGGGACGCAAACATATTCATCTGAAACAACTTGACTCGGAGCAAGAGGAAGCAGCCTGA
- a CDS encoding Dps family protein: MAETQSALRPFGHMAENVVLLEHSVTAPVCEGMNAVLASFQALYLQYQKHHFVVEGAEFYSLHNFFQESYEEVQEHVHELGERLNGLGGIPAASFSKLAELCCFTPEPDGVYTCRQMVEHDLEAEQAMIGLIRRQAGQAESLGDRATRYLYETILLKTEERAYHLAHFLAPDTLVVFR; encoded by the coding sequence ATGGCTGAAACTCAGAGTGCATTGCGTCCCTTCGGCCACATGGCAGAAAATGTGGTTTTGCTTGAACATTCTGTAACAGCGCCAGTCTGTGAAGGGATGAACGCCGTCTTGGCGAGTTTTCAAGCGCTTTACTTGCAATATCAAAAGCATCATTTTGTCGTAGAGGGTGCGGAGTTTTATTCCCTGCACAACTTCTTCCAAGAAAGCTATGAGGAAGTTCAAGAGCACGTTCATGAGCTAGGTGAACGCTTGAACGGCTTGGGTGGAATACCGGCAGCCAGCTTTAGCAAATTAGCGGAGTTATGCTGCTTCACTCCAGAACCGGATGGCGTGTACACCTGCCGCCAGATGGTTGAACATGACTTAGAAGCTGAGCAAGCCATGATCGGGCTGATCCGCCGTCAAGCCGGCCAAGCAGAAAGTTTGGGCGATCGCGCCACCCGCTATTTGTATGAAACAATCTTGCTCAAAACCGAAGAACGGGCTTACCATCTTGCCCACTTCCTCGCCCCTGATACCTTGGTGGTGTTCCGCTAA
- a CDS encoding Asr1405/Asl0597 family protein, with product MMNQSELEPQIGEIVEISWPDRWQVYQRLQELGIPCYCAIDQPLRVQVNNATTAVQLQSVLKQLTTPRVELASWLDGCWLLSCKKL from the coding sequence ATGATGAATCAATCCGAGCTAGAACCACAGATTGGCGAAATTGTTGAGATCAGTTGGCCAGACCGCTGGCAAGTGTATCAGCGCCTACAGGAGCTGGGTATTCCTTGTTACTGTGCCATTGACCAGCCATTACGAGTTCAGGTCAACAATGCAACCACTGCCGTTCAACTCCAGAGTGTTTTAAAACAGTTAACAACGCCGCGTGTTGAGCTAGCAAGCTGGTTAGATGGCTGCTGGCTGCTCAGCTGTAAAAAGCTTTGA
- a CDS encoding (2Fe-2S) ferredoxin domain-containing protein, with amino-acid sequence MGKSNKQISDFSIEGRFLSFVLEDGYKIKYLRLGTGEGELWIKLSKPLRGSVEQSLIPGSWVRVAGEKKLEYDTGKLKLKAHLVEPAYPATQFQTSVPKPAPAAKPKATILVCQKSDCCKRGAQQVCQALEKTICDRGLEGEVTVKGTGCMKLCKAGPAVMVLPDKTRYTRLHPSEVPALVDKHFSGNLTPEVASKFH; translated from the coding sequence ATGGGAAAATCTAATAAACAAATCTCCGATTTCAGCATTGAGGGACGCTTCCTCAGTTTTGTTTTAGAAGATGGTTATAAAATTAAGTACCTGCGACTGGGGACTGGAGAGGGTGAATTGTGGATTAAACTCTCCAAACCGTTAAGGGGTTCTGTGGAGCAATCTTTGATACCGGGTAGCTGGGTGCGGGTTGCCGGCGAGAAGAAACTCGAGTACGACACCGGCAAACTCAAGTTGAAGGCGCATCTGGTTGAGCCGGCATATCCCGCTACTCAATTTCAAACTTCTGTCCCCAAGCCGGCACCGGCTGCTAAACCCAAAGCCACTATTTTGGTCTGTCAAAAATCAGATTGTTGCAAGCGTGGTGCTCAGCAAGTCTGCCAAGCTTTAGAAAAAACGATATGCGATCGCGGGTTAGAAGGCGAAGTGACGGTTAAAGGCACCGGCTGCATGAAACTGTGTAAAGCAGGGCCAGCCGTTATGGTGTTGCCAGATAAGACTCGCTACACGCGGCTTCACCCTTCAGAAGTTCCGGCACTTGTAGATAAACATTTTTCTGGTAATTTAACGCCAGAAGTTGCCAGCAAATTTCACTAA
- a CDS encoding carbohydrate porin translates to MIFWASEVRLSPPASFSQKFYSRPNLRNPRFEALYRYPLSNNISTTSGAIWLAAPGHNSSNNDIVIETLRTTFPF, encoded by the coding sequence ATGATTTTCTGGGCGTCTGAAGTTAGACTCTCGCCACCGGCATCGTTTTCTCAGAAATTCTACAGCCGGCCAAATTTGCGAAATCCTCGTTTTGAAGCTCTCTACAGATACCCACTCTCAAATAATATTTCCACTACATCTGGGGCGATCTGGCTCGCAGCACCCGGTCATAACAGTAGCAACAACGATATTGTAATAGAAACGCTTAGAACAACCTTCCCGTTCTAG
- a CDS encoding serine/threonine-protein kinase, protein MSYCLNPNCPKPADPLHNTNRICRHCGSQLVLQNRYRVTRLLGEGGFAKTYEVDDRGQPKVLKVLFLNEPKAVSLFKNEAAVLMRLKHPGIPKVEPDAYFNFLPKHSKAVLHCLVMEKINGPNLEQWLYSRNNKPIPQEIALDWLLQLVDILHRVHQQQFFHRDIKPANIMVRPNGQMVLIDFGSARQVTGTYLAKMGVGQKGTVIASKGYTPPEQDSGHPVPQSDFFALGRTFVHLLTGKHPLDFYNALTDELHWRSNAPQISKPFADFIDHLMARLPGQRPPSTEVMLQRLAEIKQLRQQPSQRQRRRLQFDPLVKFRQKWLTGSVFVLVAGVGVAQAVFYGYFAPRLMSNRSVPVPQQLAIQTPALAESLDAVTEAERPKLMAGSTPEKSAEVAKNSSFEKMSLAETLSGHSLDVRSVAISPDSRTLVSGSLDGTIQIWDLSTGARKATLNEHLKAQELVSSVAITPDGQTLVSGSNSYGGTIKIWNLATGELLQTLPKQIEGVSVVAISTDGKTLASGSEDMTVKLWDLASGVQMGTLVGHSGPIRAVAFSTDGKTVASGSEDTTIRLWNRNTGELISTLSGNSGNVYSVAFSPDGQTVASGSGDNMIKLWDLQAGCAAGKRCYATRSLSGHSGTMYSIAFSSDGKKLAGGGLSGRINIWDAGTGEILQTLAGHSRWVEAVTFSPDGKTLASGSGDATVKIWQVGE, encoded by the coding sequence ATGAGCTATTGCCTGAATCCTAACTGTCCCAAGCCGGCAGATCCGTTGCACAACACAAATCGCATTTGCCGGCACTGCGGCTCTCAGTTAGTGCTGCAAAATCGCTATCGGGTCACTCGTCTGTTAGGGGAAGGTGGGTTTGCCAAAACGTATGAAGTGGATGACCGAGGTCAGCCGAAGGTGCTGAAAGTTCTCTTCCTCAATGAACCCAAAGCCGTTTCCCTATTTAAGAACGAAGCAGCCGTCTTGATGCGGCTGAAGCATCCAGGGATTCCCAAAGTAGAGCCAGATGCCTACTTTAACTTTTTGCCCAAGCATAGCAAAGCGGTTTTGCACTGCCTGGTGATGGAAAAAATTAATGGCCCAAACCTGGAGCAGTGGCTCTACAGCCGCAACAACAAACCCATTCCCCAAGAAATAGCCCTCGACTGGTTGCTACAGCTGGTTGATATCTTGCACAGAGTTCATCAGCAGCAATTTTTTCACCGAGATATTAAGCCGGCTAACATCATGGTGCGGCCTAATGGCCAAATGGTGTTGATTGACTTCGGCAGTGCGCGGCAAGTCACCGGCACCTATTTGGCAAAAATGGGCGTCGGGCAAAAAGGCACGGTAATTGCTTCTAAAGGCTACACCCCACCGGAACAAGACAGTGGCCATCCGGTGCCGCAATCAGATTTCTTTGCTTTAGGGCGCACATTTGTGCATTTGCTCACCGGCAAGCATCCCCTAGATTTTTACAACGCTCTCACGGATGAGCTGCACTGGCGATCTAATGCGCCGCAAATCAGTAAGCCCTTTGCAGATTTTATCGATCACTTAATGGCCCGTCTGCCCGGTCAGCGCCCCCCCAGCACCGAGGTCATGTTGCAACGCTTGGCAGAAATTAAGCAACTTAGGCAGCAGCCATCTCAGCGCCAGCGCCGCAGGTTGCAGTTTGACCCGTTGGTGAAGTTTAGACAGAAATGGTTGACGGGTAGTGTTTTTGTGCTGGTGGCAGGCGTGGGAGTGGCTCAAGCTGTGTTCTATGGTTATTTTGCCCCTCGCCTAATGAGTAATCGGAGTGTGCCGGTACCGCAGCAATTAGCGATTCAAACTCCCGCCCTGGCTGAATCTTTGGATGCCGTCACTGAAGCAGAACGCCCGAAGCTGATGGCCGGTTCTACCCCTGAAAAAAGTGCCGAGGTAGCGAAAAACAGTTCCTTTGAAAAGATGTCTTTAGCAGAGACACTTTCGGGGCATTCTCTAGACGTTCGTTCTGTCGCCATCAGTCCGGATAGCCGGACGCTGGTGAGTGGCAGTTTGGATGGAACGATTCAAATTTGGGATTTGTCCACCGGCGCACGCAAAGCCACACTGAACGAGCATTTAAAAGCACAAGAATTGGTTTCCTCTGTTGCCATCACTCCAGATGGTCAAACGCTCGTCAGTGGCAGTAACAGTTATGGTGGCACGATTAAGATTTGGAATTTAGCCACCGGCGAACTTTTGCAAACGCTACCCAAGCAAATAGAAGGCGTTTCTGTCGTGGCGATCAGCACAGATGGCAAAACGCTCGCCAGTGGTAGTGAGGATATGACTGTCAAGTTGTGGGATTTAGCCAGTGGGGTTCAGATGGGCACCTTGGTCGGGCATTCCGGGCCAATTCGCGCCGTCGCTTTTAGCACAGATGGTAAGACGGTGGCGAGTGGCAGTGAGGACACGACGATCAGGCTGTGGAATCGCAATACGGGTGAATTAATCAGCACCCTATCTGGCAATTCGGGGAATGTGTATTCAGTTGCCTTCAGTCCAGATGGGCAGACAGTTGCCAGCGGCAGTGGTGACAACATGATTAAGCTATGGGATCTGCAGGCCGGCTGTGCGGCAGGAAAGCGGTGTTATGCGACGCGCAGTTTATCTGGCCATTCAGGGACGATGTATTCGATTGCCTTCAGTTCGGATGGGAAAAAGCTTGCCGGTGGCGGTTTGTCTGGCAGAATTAATATTTGGGATGCCGGCACGGGTGAAATACTGCAGACGCTAGCCGGTCATTCCCGGTGGGTTGAAGCGGTTACATTTAGCCCGGATGGTAAAACCCTTGCTAGTGGCAGTGGAGATGCGACTGTCAAGATTTGGCAAGTGGGAGAATAA
- a CDS encoding DUF488 domain-containing protein codes for MNSSYIEQCKYILTFGYGNRKNYDELLHYLQNFEVKCVVDVRISPRAWSRKWYADKIKEFCSSNNIEYISKPPLGNTSGKENWIPPDRDNAEVALREVAEIAQTGTLLLLCAEMDHHRCHRTDVANCLSKLVNTSVIHLE; via the coding sequence ATGAATTCTTCATATATAGAGCAATGCAAATATATTCTTACGTTTGGCTATGGCAATCGTAAAAATTATGATGAATTGCTACACTATTTGCAAAATTTTGAGGTTAAGTGTGTTGTTGATGTGCGGATAAGCCCTCGTGCTTGGAGTCGTAAATGGTATGCAGATAAAATCAAAGAATTCTGTTCGTCAAATAATATTGAATATATCTCTAAACCTCCTTTAGGAAATACATCTGGAAAAGAAAACTGGATACCTCCAGATCGAGACAATGCTGAGGTTGCTCTGCGTGAAGTAGCAGAAATAGCTCAAACCGGCACACTTTTATTGCTATGTGCAGAAATGGATCACCATCGATGCCACCGCACAGATGTGGCAAATTGTTTGAGTAAATTAGTCAATACTTCAGTCATTCACCTGGAATAG
- the metH gene encoding methionine synthase yields the protein MNSPFLERLHHPDRPVIVFDGAMGTNIQSQNLTAEDFGGAEYEGCNEYLVFTKPEAIEKVHRDFLAAGADVVETDTFGASSFVLAEYNLADQAYALNKTAAELAKRVAAEFSTPEKPRFVAGSIGPGTKLPTLGHIDFDTLTAAFAEQAEGLYDGGVDLLIVETCQDVLQIKAALNGIEQVFQKKGERRPLMVSVTMENFGTMLVGSEINAALTILQPYPIDILGLNCATGPDLMKDHIRYLSEHSPFVVSCVPNAGLPENVGGQAHYKLTPMELRMALMHFIEDLGVQIIGGCCGTRPAHIEQLAELSKTLKPKQRNFYFEPAASSIYSAQPYDQDNSFLIVGERLNASGSKKCRDLLNAEDWDGLVALAREQVREGAHILDVNVDYVGRDGVRDMHEVVSRVVTNAKLPLMLDSTEWEKMEAGLKVAGGKCLLNSTNYEDGEPRFYQVLELAKKYGAGVVVGTIDEEGMARTAERKFEIARRAYNDALAYGLPPYEIFFDPLALPISTGIEEDRANGKATIEAIRQIRQELPGCHIILGVSNISFGLNPAARQVLNSMFLHETMQVGLDSAIVSPNKILPLSKIEPEHQDICRKLIYDERKFEGDVCVYDPLGELTTLFEGKTTKRDRSQDENKPVEERLKQHIIDGERIGLEEQLTKALEKYPPLDIINIFLLDGMKVVGELFGSGQMQLPFVLQSAETMKAAVAYLQPFMEKEEAGESNAKGTVIIATVKGDVHDIGKNLVDIILSNNGYRVINLGIKQPVDTIIEAYEKYKADCIAMSGLLVKSTAFMKDNLETFNERGITVPVILGGAALTPKFVYEDCQNAYRGKVIYGKDAFSDLHFMDKLMPAKVGGKWDNFQGFLDELATADDSKLTQIEEKNLGSSETAGNSEADQVPVEIDTRRSEAVAVDIERPTPPFWGTQILQPADISLEEIFGYLDLQALIAGQWQFRKPKEQSREEYDAFLAEKVYPVLAEWKQRVIAENLLHPTVVYGYFPCQSEGNSLHLYDPEVMKNGQAADNLTPVATFNFPRQKSMRRQCIADFFASKESGKIDVFPMQAVTVGNIATEYAQKLFGNNQYTDYLYFHGLAVQTAEAVAEWTHARIRRELGFGSEEPANIRDMLAQRYRGSRYSFGYPACPNMSDQYKQLELLGSDRINLLMDESEQLYPEQSTTAIITYHPAAKYFSA from the coding sequence ATGAATAGCCCCTTCCTCGAACGCCTTCATCACCCTGATCGCCCTGTCATCGTCTTTGATGGGGCGATGGGAACGAATATCCAAAGCCAGAACTTGACAGCCGAAGACTTTGGGGGTGCGGAATACGAAGGCTGTAACGAATATCTGGTGTTCACCAAACCCGAAGCGATCGAGAAAGTGCATCGAGACTTCCTTGCTGCCGGCGCAGATGTGGTTGAAACCGATACCTTTGGCGCGTCCTCGTTTGTCTTGGCAGAGTATAATCTCGCAGACCAAGCTTACGCACTGAACAAGACAGCCGCAGAACTCGCTAAGCGCGTTGCAGCAGAGTTTTCCACCCCAGAAAAGCCGAGATTTGTAGCCGGCTCAATTGGCCCAGGCACCAAACTGCCGACGCTGGGACATATCGACTTTGACACCCTCACTGCCGCCTTTGCAGAGCAAGCTGAGGGGCTGTATGATGGCGGCGTTGACCTGCTAATTGTCGAAACTTGTCAGGATGTACTGCAAATTAAAGCCGCATTGAATGGTATTGAACAAGTTTTCCAGAAAAAGGGAGAACGCCGGCCTTTAATGGTGTCGGTGACGATGGAAAATTTTGGCACAATGCTGGTGGGGTCAGAAATTAATGCGGCGCTAACGATTTTGCAGCCTTATCCGATTGATATTCTCGGACTTAATTGTGCCACCGGCCCGGATTTGATGAAGGATCACATTCGCTATTTGTCTGAGCATTCGCCGTTTGTGGTTTCTTGTGTTCCGAATGCCGGTTTGCCAGAAAATGTTGGCGGACAAGCGCATTACAAGTTGACACCGATGGAACTGCGGATGGCGCTGATGCACTTCATTGAAGACTTGGGAGTGCAAATTATTGGCGGGTGTTGCGGAACCCGACCGGCACATATCGAACAACTAGCAGAACTGTCTAAAACGTTAAAACCAAAACAGCGAAATTTCTATTTTGAACCGGCAGCATCATCGATTTACAGCGCTCAACCTTACGACCAAGATAACTCGTTTTTAATTGTTGGTGAGCGGCTGAATGCTAGCGGTTCTAAAAAGTGCCGCGACTTGCTGAATGCTGAAGATTGGGATGGGTTGGTGGCGCTGGCGCGGGAACAGGTGCGCGAAGGTGCCCACATTCTTGATGTCAACGTGGATTATGTGGGACGCGACGGCGTGCGAGATATGCACGAGGTAGTGTCTCGTGTGGTGACAAATGCCAAGCTGCCATTGATGCTGGACTCTACGGAATGGGAGAAAATGGAGGCCGGTTTAAAGGTTGCCGGCGGCAAATGTCTGCTGAATTCCACTAACTATGAAGATGGGGAACCGCGTTTTTATCAAGTGTTGGAATTGGCGAAAAAATACGGTGCCGGTGTTGTCGTTGGCACGATTGATGAAGAGGGAATGGCGCGAACTGCTGAGAGAAAATTTGAGATTGCCCGTCGTGCTTATAATGATGCGCTCGCTTATGGTCTCCCCCCCTATGAAATCTTTTTTGATCCCCTCGCGTTGCCAATTTCCACCGGCATTGAAGAAGATCGCGCAAATGGGAAAGCAACCATTGAAGCGATTCGCCAAATTAGGCAAGAATTACCGGGATGTCACATTATTTTAGGAGTTTCTAATATTTCCTTTGGCTTAAACCCGGCGGCGCGACAAGTGTTGAATTCGATGTTCTTGCATGAAACGATGCAAGTGGGGTTAGATTCGGCGATTGTCAGTCCGAATAAGATTTTACCGCTATCGAAAATCGAACCGGAACATCAAGATATCTGCCGCAAATTGATTTATGATGAGCGCAAATTTGAGGGGGATGTGTGTGTTTATGATCCCTTGGGCGAACTGACAACGCTGTTTGAAGGGAAAACAACGAAACGGGATCGCTCTCAAGATGAAAACAAGCCGGTGGAAGAACGGCTGAAACAGCATATCATTGACGGCGAACGCATTGGACTTGAAGAACAACTCACTAAAGCATTAGAAAAATATCCTCCCCTCGATATTATTAATATTTTCTTGCTGGATGGCATGAAAGTTGTGGGTGAGTTGTTTGGTTCGGGTCAAATGCAATTGCCGTTTGTGCTGCAATCAGCGGAAACAATGAAGGCGGCTGTGGCTTATTTACAACCTTTCATGGAAAAGGAAGAAGCGGGGGAGAGTAATGCCAAAGGAACGGTGATCATTGCAACTGTTAAAGGGGATGTTCACGACATTGGGAAAAATTTGGTTGATATCATCCTTTCTAATAATGGATATCGGGTGATTAACTTAGGAATTAAGCAGCCGGTGGATACCATTATTGAGGCTTACGAAAAGTATAAGGCTGATTGTATTGCCATGAGTGGACTGCTGGTGAAGTCTACGGCGTTTATGAAGGACAATCTGGAGACGTTTAATGAGCGGGGAATTACGGTGCCGGTGATTTTGGGCGGTGCGGCGCTAACTCCTAAATTTGTCTATGAGGATTGCCAAAATGCTTACAGAGGTAAGGTGATTTATGGCAAAGATGCGTTTTCTGATTTGCATTTCATGGATAAATTGATGCCGGCTAAGGTTGGAGGAAAATGGGATAATTTCCAGGGCTTTTTGGATGAGCTTGCAACCGCAGATGACAGCAAATTAACGCAGATAGAAGAGAAAAATCTGGGTTCATCTGAGACTGCCGGCAATTCTGAAGCCGATCAAGTGCCGGTGGAAATAGATACACGCAGATCTGAAGCAGTGGCAGTAGATATTGAGCGCCCAACTCCACCTTTTTGGGGAACGCAAATATTGCAGCCGGCAGATATTTCTTTGGAAGAAATCTTCGGCTATTTAGATCTGCAGGCGCTGATTGCAGGGCAATGGCAATTCCGCAAACCAAAAGAACAATCGCGCGAAGAGTATGATGCTTTCCTAGCTGAAAAAGTTTATCCGGTTTTGGCGGAATGGAAGCAGCGCGTGATTGCTGAAAATCTTTTGCATCCGACAGTGGTTTACGGATATTTTCCCTGTCAGTCTGAGGGCAACTCCCTTCATCTTTATGATCCAGAAGTCATGAAAAATGGGCAAGCTGCTGACAATCTGACACCTGTTGCAACTTTCAATTTCCCCCGACAAAAATCGATGCGTCGGCAGTGTATTGCTGACTTTTTTGCTTCAAAAGAATCGGGGAAAATAGATGTTTTCCCAATGCAGGCGGTGACGGTTGGCAATATTGCAACGGAGTACGCACAAAAGCTATTTGGCAATAACCAATACACCGATTATCTCTATTTTCACGGGTTAGCGGTGCAGACGGCGGAAGCGGTAGCAGAATGGACTCATGCGCGAATTCGTCGGGAGTTGGGATTTGGTAGTGAAGAACCGGCAAATATTCGGGATATGTTAGCCCAGCGATATCGCGGTTCGCGCTATAGTTTTGGCTATCCCGCTTGCCCGAATATGTCTGATCAATACAAGCAGTTAGAATTGTTGGGTTCTGATCGCATCAATCTCTTGATGGATGAAAGTGAGCAGCTTTATCCTGAACAATCTACGACTGCAATCATAACTTATCACCCTGCTGCGAAATACTTCAGCGCTTAA
- a CDS encoding NAD(P)/FAD-dependent oxidoreductase, giving the protein MKSFDVVVVGAGPSGGQCARLLAKSGKKVLLVEQYENFYKNNFSSAGTPIETLNQFDLPEDVVGSFWDKIVIVTTKASQTWQSEKRLGAVLNFAKLREFLAREVESQGGEVWMGYRYIRNEQNDGKTIVEFKQRTGDEILQVSTQVLVDATGPVRALMYEKESDKPDFLSGTGIEYLIEVSEEDYNKYSQSLIFFLGHKWMPKGYSWIFPMENNLLKVGAGRLNETHKIVTEKATFKHYIELIIKEYIQAKEYKIVEIHGATLQYSKGLQDIYYKNNIIAIGDAVSTVNFLGGEGIRHGMYSAEIACDYISKYLDNQIPDFADYQKQMQQHFATKWNLSERLGMKKYLEDSDELIDKGVSYLSSLTAEDLMEILFHYNFSKLYKGFSRLLKRKIYSLFQGVRKAVNWKFKIQ; this is encoded by the coding sequence ATGAAAAGTTTTGATGTCGTTGTTGTGGGTGCCGGCCCCTCTGGAGGTCAGTGTGCTAGACTCTTAGCAAAATCGGGTAAAAAAGTTTTACTCGTCGAGCAATATGAGAATTTTTATAAAAATAATTTTTCCAGCGCCGGCACACCCATAGAAACGCTGAATCAATTCGATTTACCTGAAGACGTTGTCGGTAGTTTTTGGGACAAAATTGTAATTGTTACAACTAAAGCCAGTCAAACTTGGCAATCTGAAAAGCGCTTAGGTGCTGTTTTGAATTTTGCTAAACTTCGAGAATTCTTAGCGCGTGAAGTTGAATCTCAGGGTGGCGAAGTTTGGATGGGCTATCGTTATATTAGAAATGAACAAAACGACGGTAAAACAATTGTTGAGTTCAAGCAGCGTACCGGCGATGAAATTCTCCAAGTTAGTACTCAAGTTCTGGTTGATGCCACCGGCCCCGTAAGAGCGCTTATGTACGAAAAGGAAAGTGATAAGCCTGATTTCTTGAGTGGAACCGGAATTGAGTATTTAATCGAAGTCTCCGAAGAAGATTATAACAAATATTCGCAATCTTTAATCTTTTTCTTGGGGCATAAGTGGATGCCTAAAGGATATTCTTGGATTTTTCCAATGGAAAATAATTTACTCAAAGTCGGTGCAGGCCGGTTAAATGAAACGCATAAAATTGTTACAGAGAAAGCAACCTTTAAACACTATATTGAACTAATAATTAAAGAGTATATTCAAGCCAAGGAATACAAAATTGTCGAAATACACGGGGCAACGCTGCAATATTCAAAGGGGTTGCAAGATATCTATTACAAAAATAATATAATCGCGATTGGAGATGCGGTCTCAACGGTTAATTTTTTAGGAGGTGAAGGCATCCGACACGGGATGTACAGTGCGGAGATCGCTTGTGATTATATTAGTAAGTATTTAGATAATCAAATTCCCGACTTTGCCGATTATCAAAAACAGATGCAGCAGCACTTTGCAACCAAGTGGAATCTGTCGGAAAGGCTGGGAATGAAGAAATATTTAGAAGATAGCGACGAACTCATCGATAAAGGTGTCAGTTATTTGAGTTCCTTGACAGCGGAGGATTTGATGGAAATTCTGTTTCACTATAATTTTAGCAAACTGTATAAAGGGTTTAGCCGGCTCTTGAAGCGCAAAATTTATTCATTATTTCAAGGCGTTCGCAAAGCAGTTAACTGGAAATTCAAGATACAATGA